A stretch of the Dioscorea cayenensis subsp. rotundata cultivar TDr96_F1 chromosome 4, TDr96_F1_v2_PseudoChromosome.rev07_lg8_w22 25.fasta, whole genome shotgun sequence genome encodes the following:
- the LOC120258723 gene encoding secreted RxLR effector protein 161-like produces the protein MSMNQKLTKDKHGKDVGPSLYRSLIGSLLYLTASRPDISFSVGVCARYQATPKESHLKAVKRIIRYVHGTAEYGIWYSKESNSHLAGYSDTDWAGNIDDRKSTSGRCFYLGNNLVTCIVKSKIPFHSLLQKLNM, from the coding sequence ATGAGTATGAATCAGAAGTTGACAAAAGATAAGCATGGAAAAGATGTAGGCCCAAGTCTCTATAGAAGCTTGATTGGAAGCTTACTCTATCTCACAGCTAGCAGGCCGGACATCTCTTTCAGTGTTGGAGTTTGTGCAAGATATCAAGCAACACCAAAGGAGTCTCATTTGAAAGCTGTTAAACGTATCATCAGATATGTACATGGTACTGCAGAGTATGGAATTTGGTATTCAAAAGAATCCAACTCACATCTTGCAGGTTATAGTGATACAGATTGGGCAGGAAacattgatgatagaaaaagcacCTCAGGAAGATGTTTCTATCTTGGCAACAACTTGGTCACATGTATAGTAAAAAGCAAAATTCCATTTCACTCTCTACTGCAGAAGCTGAATATGTAG